A stretch of Candidatus Methylomirabilota bacterium DNA encodes these proteins:
- a CDS encoding polymer-forming cytoskeletal protein: MWKRNGKHNSLRDDENFTFLGKGVDVKGVIHFDGTVRIDGRLEGEIHTTGTLIVTENAVIKGIISAGSLICSGKINGTINAAEKVELMKPAVLIGDVRSPSFSM; encoded by the coding sequence ATGTGGAAGCGCAACGGAAAACACAACAGCCTTCGGGACGACGAGAACTTTACGTTCCTCGGCAAGGGAGTTGACGTCAAAGGTGTCATCCATTTCGATGGCACGGTTCGTATTGACGGTCGTCTCGAGGGAGAGATTCACACGACGGGCACGCTGATCGTTACTGAAAACGCCGTTATCAAGGGTATCATTTCTGCTGGTTCGCTAATCTGCAGCGGCAAGATCAACGGCACCATCAACGCGGCTGAAAAGGTCGAACTGATGAAGCCGGCAGTCCTCATTGGGGATGTGCGGTCACCGTCATTCTCGATG